A single window of Sulfitobacter sp. JL08 DNA harbors:
- a CDS encoding Mur ligase family protein, with protein sequence MDRIKELETALTIESATSDHIQVDDARRLTGPGLLWNRPGAVVDVFLTDIDATRVTALWEKHARRVLDALGWQEQHLTHRIFTGGVNLAISAPMDQLYSAIFAAQTAWHFCAAELLASEPGDFDQMISDVQGVMETEANPALIALIAAAQAHGVDILCDDDEVSIGHGKGSQTWPVDALPAADKVDWPALHNIPIAFITGTNGKTTTTRLLEAIARASGRVAGLTSTEFVRVGDDILDRGDYSGPGGGRMLLRDKRLEIACLEVARGGILRRGLPTRAATAAAVTNVANDHLGQYGVNTVPELAQAKFAVHRTLAEGGVLALNADDGYVRAEAANTSANFWWFSLDAQNDLIRQARDAGTCCAYVRRGDIVFFDGTAEQVVIAVSDVPLTMGGAAKYNILNALAALCLALALGLPVQAARDGLAGFKPDAKDNPGRCNEFLYNGARVFVDFAHNPHSISAVCDALSSLPAKRRFIMLSHAGDRSDQDIRDVTATALKFQPDVVVATELEGYLRGRELGEVSDLIERTALELGYEAEHILRAASPTQAASMILEKLETGDVALLLVLSERDAVLSMLDR encoded by the coding sequence ATGGACCGGATCAAAGAGCTTGAGACCGCGCTGACCATTGAAAGCGCGACCTCTGACCATATTCAGGTGGATGATGCGCGGCGTCTGACCGGGCCGGGCCTGCTTTGGAACCGCCCCGGCGCAGTGGTGGACGTTTTTCTTACCGATATCGATGCCACCCGGGTCACCGCCCTGTGGGAGAAACATGCACGTCGGGTACTGGACGCGCTTGGCTGGCAGGAACAGCACCTGACCCACCGCATCTTTACGGGTGGGGTTAATCTTGCGATCTCGGCGCCCATGGATCAGCTCTATTCCGCGATCTTCGCGGCGCAAACCGCCTGGCATTTCTGTGCCGCTGAACTGTTGGCATCCGAGCCCGGAGATTTCGATCAGATGATTTCGGACGTCCAAGGCGTTATGGAAACCGAAGCCAATCCCGCGCTGATTGCCTTGATCGCGGCAGCACAGGCGCATGGTGTGGATATCCTCTGCGATGATGACGAAGTGTCAATCGGGCATGGCAAAGGCAGTCAGACCTGGCCGGTCGATGCGCTGCCCGCCGCCGACAAGGTGGACTGGCCTGCTTTGCACAATATCCCGATCGCGTTCATCACCGGAACCAACGGCAAAACCACGACAACCCGGTTGCTTGAGGCGATCGCGCGCGCTTCGGGCAGGGTCGCCGGGCTGACATCAACCGAATTTGTGCGCGTGGGTGACGATATTCTGGACCGTGGCGATTACTCGGGCCCCGGTGGCGGGCGGATGTTGCTGCGCGACAAGCGGCTGGAGATTGCCTGTCTTGAAGTCGCACGCGGCGGCATCCTGCGTCGGGGTCTGCCGACCCGCGCGGCCACAGCAGCGGCGGTCACCAATGTGGCGAACGATCATCTGGGGCAATACGGGGTCAACACTGTACCGGAACTGGCTCAGGCCAAATTCGCCGTACATCGCACGCTGGCCGAGGGTGGCGTGCTGGCCCTGAATGCCGATGACGGTTATGTACGCGCCGAGGCGGCGAATACATCGGCGAATTTCTGGTGGTTTTCGCTGGATGCGCAGAACGATCTGATCCGTCAGGCGCGTGATGCCGGCACCTGCTGCGCCTATGTGCGGCGAGGCGATATCGTCTTTTTCGACGGCACGGCGGAACAGGTGGTGATCGCCGTTTCCGATGTTCCCCTGACCATGGGCGGCGCTGCTAAATACAATATCCTGAATGCGCTGGCGGCCTTGTGCCTTGCCCTGGCACTGGGCCTGCCCGTTCAGGCGGCTCGGGATGGTTTGGCCGGGTTCAAGCCCGACGCCAAGGATAACCCGGGTCGTTGCAACGAGTTTTTGTACAATGGAGCACGGGTCTTTGTGGATTTTGCACATAACCCCCATTCGATTTCGGCCGTTTGCGATGCGCTGTCGAGCCTTCCGGCAAAACGGCGTTTCATAATGCTCAGCCATGCGGGGGACAGATCGGATCAGGATATCCGAGATGTAACTGCGACAGCGCTGAAATTCCAACCCGACGTTGTCGTCGCAACCGAACTTGAAGGGTATTTAAGAGGTCGCGAACTGGGAGAAGTCTCTGATCTGATTGAAAGGACAGCGTTGGAACTCGGGTATGAAGCAGAACACATACTCAGAGCAGCGTCGCCCACACAAGCCGCTTCAATGATACTAGAAAAGCTGGAGACGGGTGATGTCGCCTTGCTGCTGGTGCTGTCCGAACGTGATGCCGTTCTTTCGATGCTCGACAGGTAA
- a CDS encoding cyanophycinase has product MCPAPIDAETPRGFIIPIGGGEDRVKEMQIHRKFVELSGGADADIIVVPTASMLEETGPDYNRIFSELGAGQVEFLPISRRADCDNPEYAEMLDRATGIFMTGGNQLRLSAILGGTLVAQKIRRRNAAGVPVAGTSAGASVMSEHMVAGGSSNSAPAEGNITLAPGMGLTNAVIIDQHFTQRNRMGRLLTASSFNPFLIGLGVDEDTAAFIGPDNVLEVVGSGAVTVVDASHLTHSSMWDARRGEALSLLGLRLDVLGEGCRYDLTARQAFPPDEHMAFCTLPELSGDEVASDGK; this is encoded by the coding sequence ATGTGCCCTGCACCCATTGATGCAGAGACCCCGCGCGGGTTCATCATTCCAATCGGCGGTGGTGAAGACCGCGTCAAGGAAATGCAGATTCACCGCAAATTCGTGGAACTGTCCGGCGGTGCGGATGCCGATATCATCGTGGTTCCGACAGCCTCGATGCTGGAAGAAACCGGACCGGATTATAACCGCATTTTCTCTGAACTCGGGGCCGGTCAGGTCGAGTTTTTGCCCATCTCGCGCCGCGCCGATTGCGACAATCCGGAATATGCCGAGATGCTGGACCGCGCCACCGGGATATTTATGACCGGCGGCAACCAGCTTCGGTTGTCGGCGATTCTGGGTGGCACACTTGTCGCTCAGAAAATCCGGCGGCGGAACGCGGCGGGTGTACCAGTTGCGGGAACCTCGGCCGGGGCTTCGGTCATGTCCGAACACATGGTTGCAGGCGGGAGCAGCAATTCCGCGCCAGCCGAAGGCAATATCACTCTGGCACCGGGTATGGGGCTGACCAATGCGGTCATCATTGACCAGCATTTCACCCAGCGTAACCGCATGGGGCGCCTGTTAACCGCCTCATCTTTCAACCCTTTTCTGATAGGGTTGGGCGTTGATGAAGACACGGCGGCATTCATTGGGCCTGATAACGTCCTTGAGGTTGTCGGCAGTGGAGCTGTCACTGTGGTGGATGCCAGCCATCTGACGCATTCGTCGATGTGGGACGCCCGCCGCGGCGAGGCGCTGAGCCTTCTGGGACTTCGGCTTGACGTTCTGGGCGAAGGGTGCCGTTATGATCTTACCGCTCGCCAGGCTTTTCCGCCGGATGAGCATATGGCCTTCTGCACATTGCCTGAACTGTCCGGGGATGAAGTCGCCAGCGATGGGAAATAA
- the cphA gene encoding cyanophycin synthetase, with translation MKIISTNVFVGPNVWASFPVIRHVIDLGILEEWPSGKIGSEYVDALIEALPGLAEHGCSYREPGGFIRRLREDEGTWLGHVLEHCAIEVQNVAGSDVTFGRTRGTGEPGQYNMVFEYRQRDVGLDAGKLAMGLLMHLLPPSLKEQVDYDFDPDFNWDDELRSFVLRAQRKEFGPSTSSLVKAAQERDIPWIRLNSGSLVQFGHGKYQKRIQATITSETKHISVEISCDKEDTHNLLNDLGLPVPQQRIVYSPREAAKAAGRIGFPVVVKPLDANHGRGVSINLNSESEVEAGFTEAKEHSRSRAILVESFVTGFDHRMLVVNNKLVAVAKRVPGHVVGDGTHTIAELVDVVNQDPRRGIGHEKVLTMLELDNQAKRLMEIAGVNEETVLPDGEVFYLRSTANLSTGGTAIDLTDVVHPDNRDMAQRAIMAVGLDVGGVDFLIDDITKSYKEIGGAIVEVNAAPGFRMHVAPSEGQPRDVAGKVIDMLFPATQETRIPIAAITGTNGKTTTARMLAHIMKTSGQTVGMTSTDGVYVDGKLSVKGDMTGPKSAQIVLRDPAVDFAVMETARGGLVRSGLGYQRSNVAACLNVSADHLGLGGINTVEELAVVKRVVVESATDTAVLNADDINCLKMADYAGANQIFYVTTNPGHSLVKEHIKAGGKAIVLEKGMNGDMLTIYDNGLHIPVLWSHLIPATLEGKAIFNVQNAMFAAAMAYSFEVDLDNIRHGLRTFDTSYFQAPGRMNVYDEHPFKVILDYGHNPAALKAMAALADQLEIKGRRLCVVAMPGDRRDQDIVDGAAALAGHFDHFVCKADDRRRGRGLDEVPQMMRQALIDNGVDAAAITIIPDEVKAVNAALEQAAQGDLLVIFGDDTTRCWKQIIYFNSDGEAPEAAPVASPAETSFEDMFESDQNLIRDERGVRLAREVSEDAD, from the coding sequence ATGAAAATCATCTCGACCAATGTCTTTGTCGGCCCGAATGTTTGGGCAAGTTTTCCGGTCATTCGCCATGTTATCGACTTGGGTATTCTTGAAGAATGGCCTTCGGGGAAAATTGGTTCCGAGTATGTTGACGCGTTGATCGAGGCACTTCCCGGTCTGGCAGAACACGGCTGTTCCTATCGCGAACCCGGCGGGTTCATCCGCCGCTTGCGCGAAGATGAAGGCACCTGGCTGGGTCATGTGCTGGAACATTGTGCCATCGAAGTGCAGAACGTGGCCGGTTCAGATGTAACCTTTGGCCGAACCCGCGGCACTGGCGAACCTGGTCAGTACAACATGGTTTTTGAATACCGCCAGCGCGATGTCGGCCTGGATGCGGGCAAGCTGGCGATGGGTCTGTTGATGCATCTGTTGCCACCATCCCTCAAGGAGCAGGTGGATTACGACTTTGATCCGGATTTCAACTGGGATGACGAATTGCGCAGCTTTGTGCTGCGGGCTCAGCGCAAGGAATTTGGCCCCTCAACCAGTTCACTGGTCAAGGCGGCACAAGAGCGGGACATCCCCTGGATCAGGCTGAACTCAGGCTCGCTGGTGCAGTTCGGGCATGGGAAATACCAGAAACGCATTCAGGCAACCATCACCTCCGAGACCAAGCATATCTCGGTCGAGATTTCCTGCGACAAGGAAGATACCCACAATCTGCTAAACGATCTGGGCCTGCCGGTGCCGCAGCAGCGCATAGTTTATTCGCCGCGCGAGGCGGCAAAAGCGGCGGGACGTATCGGTTTTCCCGTCGTCGTCAAACCACTCGACGCCAATCATGGGCGCGGTGTTTCGATCAATCTGAACTCGGAATCCGAGGTTGAGGCGGGCTTTACCGAGGCCAAGGAACATTCTCGCAGCAGGGCCATTCTGGTTGAAAGCTTCGTCACCGGTTTCGATCATCGAATGCTGGTTGTGAACAACAAGCTGGTTGCAGTGGCTAAACGCGTCCCCGGACATGTCGTTGGCGACGGCACGCACACGATTGCCGAACTGGTCGACGTCGTGAACCAGGACCCGCGTCGCGGCATCGGGCACGAAAAAGTGCTGACCATGCTTGAACTCGACAATCAGGCCAAACGCCTGATGGAAATTGCGGGCGTGAACGAAGAAACCGTTTTGCCGGATGGCGAGGTTTTCTATCTCCGGTCGACGGCAAATCTGTCAACGGGAGGCACAGCCATTGACCTGACGGATGTGGTGCATCCCGACAACCGCGACATGGCTCAACGCGCCATCATGGCGGTTGGGCTGGATGTGGGCGGCGTGGATTTCCTGATCGACGACATAACCAAATCCTACAAGGAAATCGGTGGCGCCATCGTCGAAGTGAACGCAGCCCCCGGCTTTCGGATGCATGTGGCGCCGTCCGAAGGTCAGCCGCGCGACGTGGCCGGTAAAGTGATTGACATGCTTTTCCCTGCCACTCAGGAAACCCGCATCCCGATTGCGGCGATCACGGGCACCAACGGCAAGACTACGACAGCCCGAATGCTGGCGCATATCATGAAAACCAGCGGCCAGACCGTTGGTATGACCTCGACCGACGGCGTCTATGTGGACGGCAAACTGAGCGTCAAGGGCGACATGACGGGGCCCAAATCCGCGCAGATCGTGCTGCGCGATCCGGCGGTCGATTTTGCCGTAATGGAAACCGCACGCGGCGGGCTTGTGCGATCAGGTCTGGGTTATCAGCGCTCGAACGTGGCGGCGTGTCTGAATGTCTCGGCAGATCATCTGGGTCTAGGGGGCATAAACACGGTCGAGGAACTGGCCGTGGTCAAGCGCGTGGTGGTTGAAAGCGCAACGGATACGGCGGTGCTGAATGCCGATGACATCAATTGCCTGAAAATGGCCGACTACGCCGGGGCGAACCAGATATTCTATGTCACCACCAATCCGGGGCACAGTCTGGTCAAGGAACATATCAAGGCAGGCGGCAAGGCCATTGTGCTGGAAAAGGGCATGAATGGTGACATGCTGACCATCTATGACAACGGTCTTCACATCCCGGTTCTGTGGTCGCATCTGATCCCGGCGACCTTGGAAGGCAAAGCGATTTTCAACGTCCAGAATGCGATGTTCGCCGCCGCGATGGCCTATAGTTTCGAAGTGGATCTTGACAATATCCGCCACGGGCTGCGCACCTTCGACACCAGCTATTTCCAGGCACCCGGACGGATGAATGTCTATGACGAACATCCTTTCAAGGTGATCCTTGACTATGGCCACAACCCTGCCGCCCTGAAGGCGATGGCAGCGCTGGCCGATCAGTTGGAAATCAAGGGCCGCAGGCTGTGCGTTGTTGCGATGCCCGGCGACCGGCGCGATCAAGACATTGTCGATGGGGCCGCCGCGTTGGCCGGACATTTCGATCATTTCGTTTGCAAGGCAGATGACCGACGCCGCGGTCGCGGGCTTGATGAGGTACCGCAGATGATGCGTCAGGCCTTGATCGACAACGGTGTGGATGCTGCGGCCATAACGATCATCCCCGATGAAGTCAAAGCAGTGAATGCCGCGTTGGAACAGGCTGCGCAGGGCGATCTGCTGGTGATCTTTGGTGACGACACAACGCGCTGCTGGAAACAGATCATCTATTTCAATTCTGATGGTGAAGCACCCGAGGCCGCGCCGGTGGCAAGCCCCGCCGAAACCTCGTTCGAGGACATGTTCGAAAGCGACCAGAACCTGATCCGGGATGAGCGTGGCGTGCGTCTGGCCCGTGAAGTCAGCGAAGACGCAGATTGA